A single window of Mycolicibacterium madagascariense DNA harbors:
- a CDS encoding HNH endonuclease signature motif containing protein — MFDDLVTTALCAQGPVAVELWTRVENAACAHRLHAMRTMLEAAMSADGSVDRDQWCIDNWSAVCAHIGAAQRLTTRSVSATLLVALAPRERFPRLEALFTDGRLSYPIVRLITTRASAVIDPAVWEALDIALSARFTGTDYPTSLYRAQKAIDAEIWRLDPAAVHRTQTRAQGRRVDVTIDDETGIAQLYASLFATDGAAFTTRLDALADTVCPHDPRTKDQLRSEAIGALSYGQDRLACLCERPDCEAFLRPPSTGVVIHLIAHPDTITGDGSSSDLPPVVPPVVGPRGDALADPGIGAEPEPEDETHDVPQAEVEPEDATDAADSAPIEPESVVEIAPADVDAEWRINAPTDQDADAAVDAETELSPTESGSAVEDLSILADRPTAESADEGDDDTGAELTATEGVTDTDAVANTTVDDVVIDDTTVDDTTDDLDGVAGIHDLDGDAATDAANATAAETNNTAAATEPTIPNPTTVTELAPRAPIPFITPEQECAGLDGVSPPLYDKPLTQLTWAELFHPRPHPEHLSSLSTATLLNGANLSGTVLPGAIARRAATGATISVIVHPGQAPPEPHYRPSPTLVDFIRCRDQTCRYPGCTKPASTTDIDHTIPYPYGPTAASNLKCLCREHHLLKTFWNGWHDRQLPDGTVIWTTPDGRTHTTRPGSHTDFPHLCAPTAPITAHPPPPQHANELKMPTRRATRRHQRRHRALTEREANQEALDTDQPTAPNAEYEAMQHDSDPPPF; from the coding sequence GTGTTCGACGACTTGGTGACCACGGCGCTGTGCGCGCAGGGACCGGTCGCCGTCGAACTGTGGACCCGGGTGGAGAACGCCGCCTGCGCGCACCGCCTGCACGCCATGCGGACCATGCTTGAGGCCGCCATGTCCGCCGACGGATCGGTTGATCGTGACCAATGGTGCATCGACAACTGGAGCGCGGTGTGCGCCCACATCGGCGCCGCCCAACGCCTCACCACCCGCTCGGTGTCGGCCACCCTGCTCGTCGCCCTGGCCCCGCGCGAACGCTTCCCCCGCCTGGAGGCCCTGTTCACCGACGGACGCCTGAGCTATCCGATCGTGCGGCTGATCACCACCCGCGCCTCGGCGGTCATCGACCCCGCCGTCTGGGAGGCCCTGGACATCGCCCTGAGTGCACGGTTCACCGGCACCGACTACCCCACCTCGCTCTACCGGGCGCAGAAGGCCATCGACGCCGAGATCTGGCGCCTGGACCCCGCGGCGGTGCACCGCACCCAGACGCGCGCGCAGGGCCGCCGGGTGGACGTCACCATCGACGACGAGACCGGCATCGCCCAGCTCTATGCCAGCCTGTTCGCCACCGACGGCGCCGCCTTCACCACCCGCCTGGACGCCCTGGCCGACACCGTGTGCCCGCACGATCCGCGCACCAAGGACCAACTGCGGTCCGAAGCCATCGGGGCGCTGTCCTACGGCCAGGACCGCCTGGCGTGCTTGTGCGAACGCCCCGACTGCGAGGCGTTCCTGCGCCCACCGTCGACCGGGGTCGTCATCCACCTCATCGCCCACCCCGACACCATCACCGGAGACGGGTCCTCCTCTGATCTCCCGCCGGTGGTGCCACCAGTCGTTGGGCCCCGCGGTGATGCATTGGCGGACCCCGGCATCGGGGCCGAGCCCGAACCCGAGGACGAGACCCACGACGTGCCCCAGGCCGAGGTCGAGCCCGAGGACGCCACCGACGCCGCCGACAGTGCACCGATTGAACCGGAGTCGGTAGTCGAGATCGCCCCCGCGGACGTCGACGCCGAGTGGAGGATCAACGCACCCACTGATCAGGACGCCGACGCCGCGGTCGACGCCGAAACTGAGCTTTCGCCAACGGAATCGGGCTCAGCGGTCGAAGACCTGTCCATCCTCGCGGACCGTCCCACCGCAGAATCAGCCGACGAGGGCGACGATGACACCGGCGCCGAGCTCACCGCCACGGAAGGCGTCACCGACACGGACGCCGTCGCCAACACCACCGTGGACGACGTCGTGATCGACGACACCACGGTCGACGACACCACCGACGACCTCGACGGAGTAGCAGGCATCCACGACCTCGACGGGGACGCCGCAACCGACGCAGCCAACGCCACCGCCGCGGAAACCAACAACACCGCCGCCGCAACCGAACCCACAATCCCCAACCCCACCACCGTCACCGAGCTCGCCCCACGCGCCCCCATCCCGTTCATCACCCCCGAACAGGAATGTGCCGGCCTCGACGGGGTATCGCCCCCGCTCTACGACAAACCCCTCACCCAACTCACCTGGGCCGAACTGTTCCACCCTCGACCCCACCCCGAACACCTCAGCAGTCTGTCCACCGCCACCCTCCTCAACGGCGCCAACCTCAGCGGCACCGTGCTGCCCGGAGCCATTGCGCGCCGCGCCGCCACCGGAGCCACGATCTCGGTCATCGTGCACCCCGGCCAAGCACCCCCCGAACCGCACTACCGCCCCTCACCCACACTCGTCGACTTCATCCGCTGCCGCGACCAAACGTGCCGCTACCCCGGCTGCACCAAACCAGCCAGCACTACCGACATCGACCACACCATCCCCTACCCCTACGGGCCGACGGCTGCCTCGAACCTGAAATGCCTCTGCCGTGAACATCATTTGCTCAAAACCTTCTGGAACGGCTGGCACGACCGACAGCTCCCCGACGGCACCGTCATCTGGACCACCCCGGACGGACGCACCCACACCACCCGCCCCGGCAGCCACACCGACTTCCCCCACCTGTGCGCACCCACCGCACCCATCACCGCCCACCCGCCACCACCACAACACGCCAACGAACTCAAGATGCCCACCCGACGCGCCACCCGCAGACACCAGCGACGCCACCGCGCCCTCACCGAACGCGAAGCCAACCAAGAAGCCCTCGACACCGACCAGCCCACCGCTCCGAACGCCGAATACGAGGCCATGCAACATGACTCAGACCCGCCACCGTTCTGA
- a CDS encoding acyl-CoA carboxylase subunit beta, whose protein sequence is MTAEAVEPVRARTTAEKLAELREKLELAKEPGGEKAAAKRAKKGIPSARARIDALIDPGSFFEIGALAKTPGDPSALFGDGVVTGHGTINGRPVGVFSHDQTVFQGTVGEMFGRKVARLMEWVAMVGCPIIGINDSGGARIQDAATSLAWYAELGRRHELLSGLVPQISIILGKCAGGAVYSPIQTDLVVAVRDQGYMFVTGPDVIKDVTGEDVSLDELGGADYQAKYGNIHQVVESEKAAFQYVRDYLEFLPPNTFDSPPIVNPGLEPEVTPHDLELDTIVPDADNTGYDMNEILLRIFDDGDFFEVASQAGPAIITGYARVDGHPVAVIANQPMYNAGAIDNEESDKAARFVRFNDSFNIPLVFVVDTPGFMPGVQQEKAGIIKRGGRFLYSVVEADVPKVTITIRKSYGGAYAVMGSKQLTADMNFVWPTARIAVIGADGAAQLLVKRFPDPTAPEVQKIKADFIEGYNLNLATPYIAAERGYVDAVIEPHQTRLHLRSAMRLLRDKQIQRVARKHGLIPI, encoded by the coding sequence GTGACCGCAGAAGCCGTCGAACCCGTCCGGGCCCGCACCACCGCCGAGAAGCTCGCCGAACTCCGCGAAAAGCTCGAGCTCGCCAAGGAGCCGGGTGGTGAGAAGGCGGCTGCCAAACGGGCCAAGAAGGGCATCCCCAGTGCCCGTGCGCGGATCGATGCGCTCATCGACCCGGGCAGCTTCTTCGAGATCGGCGCGCTGGCGAAGACGCCCGGTGACCCCTCCGCGCTGTTCGGCGACGGCGTCGTCACCGGCCACGGCACCATCAACGGACGTCCGGTCGGGGTGTTCAGCCACGACCAGACGGTGTTCCAGGGCACGGTCGGCGAGATGTTCGGCCGCAAGGTTGCCCGCTTGATGGAGTGGGTCGCGATGGTGGGTTGCCCCATCATCGGCATCAACGACTCCGGCGGCGCGCGCATCCAGGACGCGGCGACGTCGCTGGCGTGGTACGCCGAGCTGGGGCGCCGGCACGAGCTGCTGTCCGGTCTGGTGCCGCAGATCTCGATCATCCTCGGCAAGTGCGCGGGCGGTGCGGTCTACTCGCCGATCCAGACCGACCTGGTGGTCGCGGTCCGCGATCAGGGCTACATGTTCGTCACCGGGCCGGACGTGATCAAGGACGTCACCGGTGAAGACGTCTCGCTGGACGAGCTGGGCGGTGCCGACTACCAGGCGAAGTACGGCAACATCCACCAGGTCGTCGAGAGCGAGAAGGCGGCCTTCCAGTACGTCCGCGACTACCTGGAGTTCTTGCCTCCCAACACCTTCGACTCGCCGCCGATCGTCAACCCCGGCCTCGAGCCCGAGGTGACCCCGCACGATCTGGAGCTCGACACGATCGTGCCGGACGCCGACAACACCGGCTACGACATGAACGAGATCCTGCTGAGGATCTTCGACGACGGCGACTTCTTCGAGGTGGCCTCGCAAGCGGGCCCGGCAATCATCACCGGGTATGCCCGCGTCGACGGTCACCCGGTGGCGGTGATTGCCAACCAGCCGATGTACAACGCGGGAGCGATCGACAACGAGGAGTCGGACAAGGCGGCTCGCTTCGTCCGTTTCAACGACTCCTTCAACATCCCGCTGGTGTTCGTCGTCGACACCCCGGGCTTCATGCCGGGTGTGCAGCAGGAGAAGGCCGGAATCATCAAGCGCGGCGGGCGATTCCTGTACTCCGTCGTCGAGGCCGACGTGCCCAAGGTGACCATCACCATCCGCAAGTCCTACGGCGGCGCCTACGCGGTGATGGGCAGCAAGCAGTTGACGGCCGACATGAACTTCGTCTGGCCCACCGCGCGCATCGCGGTCATCGGCGCCGACGGCGCGGCCCAGCTGCTGGTCAAGCGGTTCCCCGATCCAACGGCGCCCGAGGTGCAGAAGATCAAGGCCGACTTCATCGAGGGCTACAACCTCAATCTGGCGACGCCCTACATCGCCGCCGAGCGTGGCTACGTCGACGCCGTCATCGAGCCGCACCAGACTCGGCTGCACCTGCGCAGCGCGATGCGGCTGTTGCGGGACAAGCAGATTCAGCGCGTGGCGCGCAAGCACGGCCTGATCCCCATCTAG
- a CDS encoding arabinosyltransferase domain-containing protein has product MRTTRWVAIVSGLIGFVLSVLTPLLPVVQTTATVNWPQAGQLNSVTAPLISLTPVSMKVSVPCSMIQQLPPSGGLVLGTAPADGKDAALNALFVNVTASRVDVTDRNVVVASVPRAKAAGCSRIDIVSDESGTFATFVGLTGPDGKELRTGFPDPNLRPNFVGVFTGLKGPAPQGLSLSATVDTRFTTSPTTIKLGAMLVALVATVIAVIALWRLDQRDGRRMQRLIPSRWRTFSATDVVVVGGFLLWHVIGANSSDDGYILQMARVAERAGYMSNYFRWFGSPEDPFGWFYNVLALMTHVSDASIWMRLPDLVCALVCWLLLSREVLPRLGPSVASSRSAMWAAGLVLMAAWMPFNNGLRPEGQIATGALITYVLIERAIISGRLTPAALAIIAAAFTLGIQPTGLIAVAALLAGGRPLLRILVRRRRDVGVWPLVLPLAAAGTIVLTAVFADQTFSTVMEATRIRTAIGPSQAWYTENLRYYYLILPTVDGSLSRRFGFMITALCLFTTLFIMLRRKRVPGVARGPVWRLAGIIFGTMFFLMFAPTKWVHHFGLFAAVGAAMAAVATVLVSPLVLRSARNRMVFVAALLFVVALTFSSTNGWWYVSSYGVPFNNAMPKVGGVTVSTIFFALFGIAALWAFWLHLARDRAESKVVRWVTAAPIPLTAGLMVVVFVGSMLAGVVRQYPTYSNGAANLAAFTGGCGLADDVLVEPDSNAGFLTAQPGNYGPLGPLGGVGPVGFSPNGVPDHIVAEAIRNDLPTPGTDYDWAQPVRLSSPGVNGSTVPLPYGLDPKRVPLAGTYQPGAAQQQSRLTSAWYSLPARDDAHPLVVVTAAGSISGNSVFNGHTDGQTVELEFARPGPGGAPVPAGRLVPYDIGPIPSWRNLRFDRSLMPADASAVRIVAEDLSLTPGDWLAVTPPRVPEVKTVQQYLGTTQPVLMDWAVGLAFPCQQPMLHADGVTEVPKFRITPDYNAKRKDTDTWQDGLNGGLLGITDLLLRQNLMSTYLSHDWGRDWGSLRRFDTIVDAQPATLDLGKATHSGLYSPGKIRIKP; this is encoded by the coding sequence ATGAGAACGACACGGTGGGTAGCGATCGTCTCGGGGCTGATCGGCTTCGTGCTGTCGGTCCTGACTCCGCTGTTGCCCGTGGTGCAGACCACCGCGACGGTGAACTGGCCGCAGGCGGGTCAGCTGAACAGCGTGACTGCGCCGCTGATCTCGTTGACGCCGGTCTCGATGAAGGTGTCCGTGCCGTGCAGCATGATTCAGCAGCTGCCGCCCAGCGGCGGGCTGGTGCTCGGCACCGCGCCCGCCGACGGCAAGGACGCCGCGCTGAACGCCCTGTTCGTCAACGTCACCGCCTCCCGCGTCGACGTCACCGACCGCAACGTGGTGGTGGCCAGCGTCCCGCGGGCCAAGGCCGCCGGGTGCTCGCGCATCGACATAGTGTCCGACGAGTCGGGGACGTTCGCGACCTTCGTGGGTCTCACCGGACCCGACGGCAAGGAACTGCGCACCGGGTTCCCCGACCCCAACCTGCGACCCAACTTCGTCGGCGTCTTCACCGGACTGAAAGGCCCTGCGCCACAAGGGCTCTCGCTATCCGCCACGGTCGACACCCGGTTCACCACCTCGCCGACGACCATCAAGCTCGGCGCGATGCTGGTGGCCCTGGTCGCGACGGTCATCGCGGTGATCGCCCTGTGGCGGCTCGACCAGCGTGACGGCAGGCGCATGCAGCGGTTGATCCCGTCGCGCTGGCGGACGTTCTCCGCGACGGACGTCGTGGTCGTCGGCGGCTTCCTGCTGTGGCACGTCATCGGGGCGAACTCCTCCGACGACGGCTACATCCTGCAGATGGCCCGCGTTGCCGAGCGGGCCGGCTACATGTCGAACTACTTCCGCTGGTTCGGTAGCCCCGAGGATCCGTTCGGCTGGTTCTACAACGTGCTCGCGCTGATGACCCACGTCAGCGACGCCAGCATCTGGATGCGGCTGCCCGACCTGGTCTGTGCGCTGGTCTGCTGGCTGCTGCTGTCGCGGGAGGTGCTGCCGCGGCTGGGACCGTCGGTGGCGTCCAGCCGGTCGGCGATGTGGGCGGCGGGCCTGGTCCTGATGGCGGCGTGGATGCCGTTCAACAACGGGCTGCGGCCCGAGGGGCAGATCGCCACCGGCGCGCTGATCACCTACGTGCTCATCGAGCGGGCCATCATCTCGGGTCGGCTCACCCCGGCCGCGCTCGCCATCATCGCCGCCGCGTTCACCCTGGGCATTCAGCCGACGGGTCTGATCGCGGTCGCCGCGTTGCTCGCCGGCGGCCGGCCGCTGCTGCGCATCCTGGTGCGCCGGCGGCGGGACGTCGGCGTGTGGCCGTTGGTCCTGCCGCTGGCCGCCGCCGGGACCATCGTCCTCACGGCGGTGTTCGCCGACCAGACGTTCTCGACGGTCATGGAAGCCACCAGGATTCGTACGGCGATCGGACCCAGCCAGGCCTGGTACACGGAGAACCTGCGCTACTACTACCTGATCCTGCCGACGGTCGACGGGTCGCTGTCGCGGCGGTTCGGTTTCATGATCACCGCGCTGTGCCTCTTCACGACGCTGTTCATCATGTTGCGCCGCAAGCGCGTTCCCGGTGTCGCCCGCGGCCCGGTGTGGCGGCTCGCCGGGATCATCTTCGGGACCATGTTCTTCCTGATGTTCGCGCCGACGAAGTGGGTGCACCACTTCGGTCTGTTCGCCGCCGTGGGCGCCGCGATGGCGGCGGTGGCCACGGTGCTGGTGTCGCCGCTCGTGCTGCGGTCGGCCCGCAACCGGATGGTGTTCGTGGCGGCCCTGCTGTTCGTGGTCGCGCTGACGTTCTCCAGCACCAACGGCTGGTGGTACGTGTCGAGCTACGGCGTGCCGTTCAACAACGCAATGCCCAAGGTCGGCGGGGTGACCGTCAGCACGATCTTCTTCGCGCTGTTCGGCATCGCCGCGCTGTGGGCGTTCTGGCTGCACCTCGCCCGCGACCGCGCCGAGAGCAAGGTGGTGCGGTGGGTGACGGCCGCGCCCATCCCGCTGACCGCCGGCCTGATGGTCGTCGTGTTCGTGGGGTCCATGCTGGCGGGCGTGGTGCGTCAATACCCGACCTACTCCAACGGAGCGGCCAACCTCGCGGCGTTCACCGGTGGCTGCGGCTTGGCCGACGACGTGCTCGTCGAGCCGGACAGCAACGCCGGCTTCCTCACCGCTCAGCCCGGGAACTACGGTCCGCTCGGCCCGTTGGGCGGCGTGGGTCCCGTCGGGTTCAGCCCGAACGGCGTGCCGGACCACATCGTGGCCGAGGCCATCCGCAACGATCTCCCGACACCGGGCACCGACTACGACTGGGCCCAGCCGGTCAGGCTGAGCAGTCCCGGCGTCAACGGCTCGACCGTGCCACTGCCCTACGGCCTGGATCCCAAGCGGGTTCCGCTGGCCGGCACCTACCAGCCGGGCGCTGCGCAGCAGCAGAGCCGCCTGACGTCGGCGTGGTATTCGCTGCCCGCCCGGGACGACGCGCACCCCCTCGTGGTCGTCACCGCTGCGGGCAGCATCAGCGGCAACAGCGTCTTCAACGGCCACACCGACGGCCAGACCGTCGAGTTGGAGTTCGCTCGCCCCGGCCCCGGCGGCGCGCCCGTGCCCGCGGGGCGGCTGGTCCCCTATGACATCGGCCCGATCCCGTCGTGGCGCAACCTGCGGTTCGACCGCTCGCTGATGCCTGCCGACGCCTCCGCCGTCCGCATCGTCGCCGAGGACCTGTCGCTGACCCCCGGCGACTGGCTTGCCGTCACGCCGCCGCGCGTGCCCGAGGTCAAGACCGTGCAGCAGTACCTCGGCACCACCCAGCCCGTGCTCATGGACTGGGCGGTCGGGCTGGCGTTCCCGTGCCAGCAGCCGATGCTGCATGCCGACGGTGTCACCGAAGTGCCGAAGTTCCGCATCACCCCGGACTACAACGCCAAGCGCAAGGACACCGACACCTGGCAGGACGGCCTCAACGGCGGTCTGCTCGGCATCACCGATCTGCTGCTGCGGCAGAACCTCATGTCGACGTACCTGTCGCATGACTGGGGCCGCGACTGGGGCTCGCTGCGTAGGTTCGACACCATCGTCGACGCGCAGCCCGCCACCCTCGACCTGGGCAAGGCGACGCACAGCGGGCTGTACTCGCCGGGGAAGATCCGCATCAAGCCGTAA